TGCCCTGACGTAGCTCCCGATCATCGTGTTCCACGACACGGCATCCCTGTCATGCATTTCATCGAACATCCTCCGCGCGGCCGCCGTGTCCCCGAGGCAGCAGTAGAAGTGGCACAGGGCGTTCCCGAGGCTGACGACGCCCGAGAACCCGTACCGCAGCAGGAGCGCGTGGACCTGCCGCCCGAGCGAGGCCGCCGCGTCGTCGCGCGGGTTCTTGGCGCAGAGCGCGACGAGCGGCTGGAAGGCGAACTCGTCCAGCGCGGGCAGGCGCGCCCGCGCGGAGGCGAGGACGGCGAGGGACGCGGAGGCCGCGGAGGGGAAGGAGGGCGCCGCGGAGAGGGCGCGGAGGATGGCGGTGTGGTGGAAGAGGGTCGGGCACGGGATGGCGGCGAAGAGGGAGAGCGCGTAGGGGAGCGGCGCGAGCGGGGAGGCCAGGAGCCTGGCGGTGGGCAGCGCGTGGTAAGGGAAGAGCGAGGCCTTGATCATGGCGGCGTGGAGCTGGTGGAGGTGCGCCGGCCGCGTCGCAGACCTGAGCTGCGCCGTGATCGTCATGACCAGCGGCTTCCCCGGCGGCGGCATGGCTCGGCCGGCGCGCGCGGACGCGCGGTGCGGTGTGTGCTGTGTCACGTATGCTATTTTTATTTGGGAGAAAAAACTCGCAGGTGTCCGGATCACGGCTTTACGCGCAACGGGCCGCATTTGTCTACCTTTGGTTTGAAAGCCCAACTAGCCTTGCATAAGCCGACAAGACCGAAATTTCAAAGCCCGGCCCAGCTAATAGAAGCTAGGTTTAACCCATATAAGATCTCTCTTCTCCCTCGATTGCGGCTCCACTAGTCACCATTCTCTCCACACCGGCGGCGGCCAGCTCGACGACCCGCGCCATCTTCCTGCGGCAAGCTCGACGATCCGCGCCATCCTGCTGCTGCGGCGGCAGCCATGGTGCACGTCAACTTCTACCGCAACTGTAAGCCCCATTTCCTTCCTCCGCACCGCACGCCCGTGACTTCGTAACGTGAGTTGCGCTTGCTGAACCATGTCTCCCTGGACCGATCGAAATCCGTGCAGCTACTTTCATGGGGAGGAATCTTTTGTTTCCATATGGATTTTCGAATGCTGAACTTTTGTACTCGTTTCTGATTTTGATCAGGAATTCAGGATGAACTAGACACCTAGTACTTGCAGGCAATTACGATGTTTAGATACTTCAGATTAATTGCAAATTGGGTTGTAAAACCATAGATTTTTGTTATGTTCCGATACGTTAGTCACTCAGCTTAGGTTGATGTGGCTCCACGAGTCCATCTAAATTGCCCATATCCGATGACGGGGTAGGTGCAGACGTCAGTTTTGGTGGTTGTGCGTTTGCTCAAGAATGTATCCTCGTCACACCGAAGTTCATTATCTGTTTGACTATTGGGCAGTGTGATGTTGATGTGAAACTTTTTTGCTCCAGCCGAGTTAAGGACAATAATATTTCCTTCTGTTCGCGTTTCAGTGGTTAAGCCATGTCTTGTTTGCAAAATATTTGAATATGTTGTATCTAATTACTAAATTTTAGAATGTACAGTTGCTTTATACTATACGCACTGAAGTCTGCTGGGGTTTTAACCATTAGGCAGTGATGATGACGCAAAACTATTTGGTTTTAGCTGTGATTTGAAAACCACAATATTACTGTCAGTTACTTGACGTTGTACTGTTTCAATTAATGCGTTTCTTGCTGAGCATTTTGAGCATTTTGCACTGTTTAATTAATGCCTTTCTTGCTAAGCATTTTGCTCTATTATATTATATTATATATGTAATTGTAGTTATTTGGTGCTGCGAGTAGCTTATAATGTTGTGCTATAGATGGGAAGACTTTCAAGAAGCCAAGGCGTCCGTATGAGAAGGAGCGTCTTGACTCTGAGCTGAAGCTGGTCGGGGAGTACGGTCTGCGGTGCAAGCGCGAGCTGTGGCGCGTGCAGTACGCTCTGAGCCGTATCAGAAATGCAGCAAGGGAGCTGCTCACCTTGGATGAGAAGAACCCCCGCCGCATCTTTGAGGGTGCAGCGCTCCTCCGTCGCATGAACCGCTACGGTCTCCTCGCTGAGGACCAAAACAAGCTCGATTACGTGCTCGCGCTCACTGTTGAGAACTTCCTCCAGCGCCGTCTCCAGACCATCGTCTTCAAGAATGGCATGGCCAAGTCCATCCATCATGCTCGTGTCCTTATCAGACAGCGCCACATCAGGTAAGTTTATCCACCCCCACTCTTCCCTTACATGCATATCGAAATTTACATGGACGTGCTAGTTAATTCTATCATACTCGCTAATCAGTAATTCAGATTTAGATCTTGACCTTCATTGTCATTCTGCCCCTTGCATTTTTGCGTTTCACTGTAAAACTGCAATAGATCATGTGTGGACGAATGTTCGAATTTAGATTGGCAGTTTAGATGCTAGTTTTCCAGATTGTAGTGTCAGCATTGTTATACTTTTTGGCTGgtgtatctagacttttagaacaCAGGAGTGGTGCCAATGTGTTTTGGTTGGGGCATATGATGAGAATTTGTTTGCAAACTCATGACGGTCGTCTGAGACACTTTGTGTGTCATGTTGCAATCATATTTTATCTGATGTCCCTCACTCTTGTTCAACTTGGGGATATGTATCCTTAATGAATTCTCTGTTGCTGCTAtctatcaagttattgtaaaatatctacatgttttctaCGGCACAATAAGGATTTATCTAATGTATCTTCAAAGGTTGGAGTACAAATTACTCTTTTATGTCCTTTTTTCATTCTGATGCCCTATTTAGCTGTTGGCCTCTTTATTTCTTTTGATGTgtatttctgtttttttttaatcttTAACTTGATAGTTCATTTATTATCTTTTTTTTTCCTGTACTGCTTGGATATGTGTTTGTTTGTTGCCTTTGTCTTTTCATCTTCTATTGACATATGCCAAACCATGGCATACAAATAGTTTACAAGTTTTTTGAATTTCTATTTGTTGATTTACATACCTGTGAAAAGTAGGAACTTATACACAACTTATCTTGTTCTGAAGGCTAATTTCCTTGTTGTAGTTTAATTATGTACTCACATTCATCGTGCTTGAACCGATCCTTCTACAcagttgaggcaccagacttacgaTGAGTTGTTATTTGTTGGATCGTGCATGATAATTGTCAGGTGGTCATATCTGTTGGTATATGTTAGGCATATATAACCATCAGCATTAGGCATTTCTTGAGTGCTATTTTTATCCTTTGATATGACTGTTGTATTGTTCTTCTCCCACAGGGTTGGAAAGCAGCTCGTCAACATTCCTTCTTTCATGGTGAGGGTTGACACTGAGAAGCACGTCGACTTCTCACTTACCAGCCCACTTGGTGGTGGCCCTGCTGGAAGAGTGAAGAGGAAGAACCAGAAG
This region of Lolium perenne isolate Kyuss_39 chromosome 2, Kyuss_2.0, whole genome shotgun sequence genomic DNA includes:
- the LOC127332044 gene encoding small ribosomal subunit protein uS4y, which gives rise to MVHVNFYRNYGKTFKKPRRPYEKERLDSELKLVGEYGLRCKRELWRVQYALSRIRNAARELLTLDEKNPRRIFEGAALLRRMNRYGLLAEDQNKLDYVLALTVENFLQRRLQTIVFKNGMAKSIHHARVLIRQRHIRVGKQLVNIPSFMVRVDTEKHVDFSLTSPLGGGPAGRVKRKNQKKASGGGGGDGEEEEE